A window of the Serratia sarumanii genome harbors these coding sequences:
- a CDS encoding (2Fe-2S)-binding protein, which yields MIQLTVNEQPLTFEGDPHMPLLWFLRDEAGLTGTKFGCGIAMCGACTVHLDGVPVRSCMTPISAAVGKKITTIEAVGATPEGKAVQEAWLDLDVVQCGYCQSGQIMSASALLAQSKNPSDADIDAAMGGNVCRCATYVRIRAAIHQAAKALG from the coding sequence ATGATTCAATTAACCGTAAACGAGCAGCCGCTGACCTTCGAGGGCGATCCGCACATGCCGCTGCTGTGGTTCTTGCGTGACGAAGCCGGCCTGACCGGCACCAAGTTCGGCTGCGGCATCGCCATGTGCGGCGCCTGCACCGTGCATCTGGACGGGGTGCCGGTGCGGTCGTGCATGACGCCGATTTCGGCCGCCGTCGGCAAAAAAATCACCACCATCGAAGCCGTGGGCGCCACGCCGGAAGGCAAGGCGGTGCAGGAGGCCTGGCTTGATCTGGACGTGGTGCAGTGCGGCTACTGCCAGTCCGGCCAGATCATGAGCGCCAGCGCGCTGCTGGCGCAAAGTAAAAATCCGAGCGATGCGGACATCGACGCGGCGATGGGCGGCAACGTCTGCCGCTGCGCCACCTATGTGCGCATTCGCGCCGCCATCCACCAGGCCGCCAAGGCGTTGGGTTAG
- a CDS encoding xanthine dehydrogenase family protein molybdopterin-binding subunit: protein MSISQVPLSRRRFIVGAGALVIGAYLPSTGALARSNAPAASGAAAFDANAFVQIGADGVVTVISKHTEVGQGVYTGMATLVAEELDADWAQVRVVAAPVDTNIYKNLAFGFQGTGGSSSVANAYEQMRRMGAMARALLVQAAAQSWKTSAQEITVQAGKIRHAASGREAGFGEFAALAATLPPPDPASLTLKEPANFTLIGKTRGLHRVDSLAKTNGSAQFSQDIHEPDMLTVTIKKPPRFGGKVAAFDAERALAVPGVVAVKQIATGVAVYAKNTWAAIQGRERLKVTWDDAQAERRNTEEIYAEFRQVAQKTGVVAKSHGKPDEVFDKADKVIEAEYTFPYVAHAPMEPLDGYLFWDGESVKARYGCQIQTLDHKQLCDLFELPPDKVQIETILAGGSFGRRIDLGNPTLGPDLAADMAAAAKGIGPGHGVKVVWTREDDIRNGWYRPMILHRLRGAIRGGKVVGWTDTVVGHSWTRHSAMDALVVNGLDQMMVEGASEVSYSFEAFRCDAHIVPGKVPTTSLRSVASTHTGHAVESFIDQLLQETGQDPIEGRLALMGDAPRAAGALRAVAKAADWQGAKVVDGRARGVGVAKAFDTYVAQVAEVSIGEGGIPKVHKVWCAVDCGVAVNPDVIRAQIEGGIGYGLSMALYGNITLKDGVVEQSNFNNFRPLRIDEMPEIEVIIVPSSEKPTGVGELGVPTIAPAVGNALALLGRPRTSLSLPLHNPTANPASDKERT from the coding sequence ATGAGCATATCCCAAGTTCCGCTTTCGCGGCGGCGGTTTATCGTCGGTGCCGGGGCGTTGGTGATCGGCGCCTATCTGCCGTCCACCGGCGCGCTGGCGCGGTCGAATGCCCCGGCCGCCTCCGGCGCGGCGGCGTTTGACGCCAACGCCTTCGTTCAGATCGGCGCCGACGGCGTCGTCACCGTCATCAGTAAACACACCGAAGTGGGCCAGGGGGTCTATACCGGCATGGCGACGCTGGTTGCCGAAGAGCTCGATGCCGACTGGGCGCAGGTGCGGGTCGTCGCCGCGCCGGTGGACACCAATATCTACAAAAACCTGGCCTTCGGATTCCAGGGCACCGGCGGTTCCAGCTCGGTGGCCAATGCCTATGAGCAAATGCGCCGCATGGGCGCCATGGCGCGTGCGCTGCTGGTGCAGGCCGCCGCGCAGAGCTGGAAAACCTCGGCGCAGGAAATTACCGTGCAGGCGGGCAAGATTCGCCATGCCGCCAGCGGACGCGAAGCGGGCTTCGGCGAATTCGCCGCGCTGGCCGCCACGCTGCCGCCGCCCGATCCCGCCAGCCTGACGCTGAAGGAACCGGCTAATTTCACCCTGATCGGCAAAACGCGCGGCCTGCATCGCGTCGATTCGCTGGCGAAAACCAACGGCAGCGCGCAGTTCTCGCAGGATATCCATGAGCCGGACATGCTGACCGTCACCATCAAGAAACCGCCGCGTTTCGGCGGCAAGGTGGCGGCCTTCGACGCCGAACGGGCGCTGGCGGTGCCGGGGGTGGTAGCGGTGAAGCAAATCGCCACCGGCGTGGCGGTTTACGCCAAAAATACCTGGGCGGCGATCCAGGGGCGGGAGCGGCTGAAGGTGACGTGGGACGATGCGCAGGCCGAACGGCGCAACACCGAGGAGATCTACGCCGAATTCCGCCAGGTGGCGCAGAAAACCGGCGTGGTGGCGAAGAGCCACGGCAAGCCGGACGAGGTGTTCGACAAGGCCGACAAGGTGATCGAGGCCGAATACACCTTCCCGTACGTCGCCCACGCGCCGATGGAGCCGCTGGACGGCTATCTGTTCTGGGACGGCGAGAGCGTCAAGGCGCGCTACGGTTGCCAAATTCAAACGCTCGATCACAAGCAGCTGTGCGATCTGTTCGAGTTGCCGCCGGACAAGGTGCAGATTGAAACCATTCTGGCGGGCGGCAGCTTCGGCCGGCGCATCGATTTAGGCAACCCGACGCTGGGGCCGGATCTGGCGGCCGACATGGCGGCGGCGGCCAAGGGCATCGGCCCCGGCCACGGTGTGAAGGTGGTATGGACGCGCGAGGACGACATCCGCAACGGCTGGTATCGCCCGATGATCCTGCACCGCCTGCGCGGCGCCATCCGCGGCGGCAAGGTGGTGGGCTGGACCGATACCGTGGTCGGCCACTCCTGGACGCGGCACAGCGCGATGGATGCGCTGGTGGTCAACGGCCTCGATCAGATGATGGTCGAGGGCGCCAGCGAGGTGTCATACAGCTTTGAAGCCTTCCGCTGCGATGCGCACATCGTGCCGGGCAAGGTGCCGACCACCTCGCTGCGGTCGGTCGCCAGCACCCACACCGGCCACGCGGTGGAGAGCTTTATCGATCAACTGCTGCAGGAAACCGGCCAGGATCCGATCGAAGGGCGGCTGGCGCTGATGGGCGACGCGCCGCGCGCGGCGGGCGCGCTGCGGGCGGTAGCGAAAGCCGCTGACTGGCAGGGCGCCAAGGTGGTGGACGGGCGCGCGCGCGGCGTGGGCGTCGCCAAGGCGTTCGATACCTATGTGGCGCAGGTGGCCGAGGTGTCGATCGGCGAAGGCGGCATCCCGAAAGTGCACAAGGTGTGGTGCGCGGTGGACTGCGGCGTGGCGGTGAACCCCGATGTGATCCGCGCGCAGATCGAGGGCGGCATCGGCTACGGCCTCAGCATGGCGCTGTACGGCAATATCACGCTGAAAGACGGCGTGGTCGAACAGTCCAACTTCAATAACTTCCGCCCGCTGCGCATCGATGAGATGCCGGAGATCGAAGTGATCATCGTGCCCTCGAGCGAGAAACCGACCGGCGTGGGCGAGCTGGGGGTGCCGACCATCGCCCCGGCGGTCGGCAATGCGCTGGCGCTGCTCGGGCGGCCGCGCACCTCGCTGAGCCTGCCGCTGCATAATCCCACCGCGAACCCGGCGTCTGACAAGGAGAGAACCTGA
- a CDS encoding M55 family metallopeptidase produces the protein MKVFISADIEGIAGVMRPEQCNPAHADYAAARELMEQEVNAAIDGAFAGGATAVTVADSHAMMQNLRADRLDGRARLVQGKPRGLSMVEGLQHQRYDGLMFIGYHSAAGEHGVLAHTINGRAFYRVSLNGEAVGESDLYAAAAAELNVPLWLVSGDDELQRWVAERYPHVGYACVKRAISQTAAESLSPQRARAEIRERAMQQVRQGGKLPVERRFMPPYRLTLMAAKPVLADLFSLVPGVERQDALTVAFDSDNMAAPIRLLSVFSYLATTQN, from the coding sequence GTGAAAGTCTTTATCTCTGCGGATATCGAAGGTATCGCCGGCGTAATGCGGCCGGAGCAATGCAACCCGGCCCATGCCGACTATGCGGCGGCGCGCGAGCTGATGGAGCAGGAGGTCAACGCGGCCATCGACGGCGCTTTCGCCGGCGGGGCCACCGCGGTGACGGTGGCCGACAGCCACGCCATGATGCAGAATCTGCGCGCCGATCGCCTCGATGGGCGCGCGCGCCTGGTGCAGGGTAAACCGCGTGGGCTGTCGATGGTGGAAGGGCTGCAACACCAACGTTACGACGGCCTGATGTTCATCGGCTACCACAGCGCCGCCGGCGAGCATGGCGTGCTGGCGCATACCATCAACGGCCGGGCCTTTTACCGCGTCAGCCTGAACGGCGAAGCGGTGGGCGAAAGCGATCTGTACGCGGCGGCGGCGGCCGAGTTGAACGTGCCGCTGTGGCTGGTGAGCGGCGACGACGAGCTGCAACGCTGGGTAGCGGAACGTTACCCGCACGTCGGCTATGCCTGCGTCAAGCGTGCGATCTCGCAAACCGCCGCCGAATCGCTCAGCCCGCAGCGGGCGCGCGCCGAGATCCGCGAACGGGCAATGCAGCAGGTGCGCCAGGGCGGGAAGCTGCCGGTGGAGCGCCGCTTCATGCCGCCTTACCGGCTGACGCTGATGGCGGCCAAACCGGTATTGGCGGATCTGTTCAGCCTGGTGCCCGGCGTGGAGCGCCAGGACGCGCTCACCGTGGCCTTCGACAGCGACAACATGGCGGCGCCAATCCGCCTGCTCAGCGTCTTTTCGTATCTGGCGACGACGCAGAATTGA
- a CDS encoding TcdA/TcdB catalytic glycosyltransferase domain-containing protein: MSHQALGIDLSKVERSSVPNILHFVWIGDLNEVNTHYIDIWKKTNKDKQIFFWYDQDSSLCHLLNNAIRDFVSVKKIKNKVKAELKIKNQAFKYIYPKIKAGFSFDELVIEFLTKHKIPYQRPPKAIEDAWFGNRGFIKKSITELFCNDFDDFMRYYHYEIILRHNIASASDIVRLLIIYQYGGTYIDVDTLPYIDNIYHKLNEYIRKEGIVESDSFLLFKTVCFLKKINSEGGLPEAVIGCDENELGLDAVGFEEIKRLIELDLTDFSLDMILPLGETYVHKNLLALGSLRRFKGVYFNNFISSHQKSKAVRIILRVMKKRYRFLERNNCIFDCYIDDGSRCYLTRILPWRSELTTRNYCVTSVLTGPGLIVEVLLGLAYKAFNIGCLIEPSSIAEYMQNPDFGIALFQHTIDTPDGAYSTWRK, from the coding sequence ATGAGCCATCAGGCATTGGGTATTGATTTATCAAAGGTAGAAAGGTCATCCGTTCCAAATATCCTGCATTTTGTATGGATTGGTGACTTAAATGAAGTAAATACGCATTATATCGACATATGGAAAAAAACAAACAAAGATAAGCAGATATTCTTTTGGTATGACCAAGACTCTTCACTGTGCCATTTGCTAAACAATGCCATACGCGATTTCGTCAGCGTCAAAAAAATTAAAAATAAAGTTAAGGCTGAATTAAAAATAAAAAATCAAGCCTTCAAATATATATATCCAAAAATAAAGGCAGGTTTTTCTTTTGATGAGCTCGTTATTGAATTCTTAACCAAGCATAAAATCCCTTATCAGAGACCGCCAAAAGCGATTGAAGACGCATGGTTTGGCAACAGAGGTTTTATAAAAAAGTCTATAACGGAGCTTTTTTGCAATGATTTCGATGATTTTATGAGGTATTATCACTATGAGATTATACTAAGGCATAACATTGCCAGTGCAAGTGACATTGTCAGGCTTTTAATTATCTATCAGTATGGCGGTACTTATATAGATGTTGATACGCTCCCATACATTGACAATATATATCATAAATTAAATGAATATATAAGAAAAGAGGGCATTGTCGAGAGTGACTCGTTTCTATTGTTTAAAACCGTATGTTTTTTAAAAAAGATAAATTCAGAAGGGGGGCTGCCTGAAGCCGTGATCGGCTGCGATGAAAATGAGTTAGGGCTAGATGCTGTTGGATTTGAAGAAATAAAAAGGCTTATCGAACTGGACCTCACTGATTTTTCTCTGGATATGATATTGCCATTGGGGGAGACATACGTTCATAAAAATTTATTGGCGCTAGGATCACTCAGAAGATTTAAAGGTGTTTATTTTAATAACTTCATATCCTCTCACCAAAAATCCAAGGCGGTAAGGATCATTCTTAGAGTAATGAAAAAAAGATACCGCTTTTTAGAAAGAAACAATTGCATATTTGACTGTTATATTGATGATGGGTCAAGGTGTTATCTGACCAGGATATTACCATGGAGGAGCGAGTTAACAACAAGGAACTATTGCGTTACCTCGGTCTTAACGGGGCCGGGTTTAATTGTTGAGGTTTTATTGGGGTTGGCTTATAAGGCCTTTAATATTGGGTGTCTGATAGAGCCCTCCAGCATTGCGGAATATATGCAAAATCCTGATTTTGGAATTGCATTGTTTCAACACACCATAGATACCCCTGATGGCGCCTATTCCACGTGGCGCAAATAA
- a CDS encoding HlyD family secretion protein produces the protein MFRQEAIDNQKMKWRGRAILLPGIPFWLTAGLCLFFLIAFLTFAIAGTYTRRVNVTGEISTYPRAANVYSAVQGVVVKQFVTEGQVIAAGAPIYQIDVSKSTRSGVVSDNQQRDIDGQLARIAQIISRLESSKQATLTMLEQQKAQYTAAFTRSTDILKRAQEGIRIMKENMENYRHYQTKGLITKDQLTNQVALYYQQQNNLLGLSGQNEQNALQITALESQIHIQAANFDNQIYQMELQRHELQKERLNIDAGGAIIVRALADGRIDSLSVTVGQMVNVGDSLLQVIPHNIAHYALVLWVPNDAIPYIAAGDKVNVRYDAFPAEKFGQFAATVSVISKAPASPQEMLTYQGAPKAALTAAVPYYKTIVIPEKQVIAYDGKRLSLENGMKAQSTLFLEKRQIYQWMLSPFYDMKHSATGPINE, from the coding sequence ATGTTTCGCCAGGAAGCGATCGATAATCAGAAAATGAAATGGCGTGGTCGGGCCATCCTGCTACCCGGTATTCCCTTTTGGCTCACGGCAGGGCTCTGCCTGTTTTTTCTCATTGCTTTTCTCACCTTCGCAATCGCCGGCACCTATACCCGGCGGGTCAACGTGACCGGCGAAATCAGCACCTATCCCCGGGCCGCCAACGTCTATTCCGCCGTCCAGGGGGTGGTGGTCAAACAATTCGTCACTGAAGGGCAGGTGATCGCCGCCGGCGCGCCCATTTACCAGATTGACGTCAGCAAAAGCACCCGCAGCGGTGTAGTCAGCGATAACCAGCAGCGGGATATCGACGGCCAGCTGGCGCGCATTGCGCAAATCATCAGCCGGCTGGAAAGCAGCAAGCAGGCCACGCTTACCATGCTGGAACAGCAGAAGGCGCAGTATACCGCCGCGTTCACCCGTTCAACCGACATCCTCAAACGCGCCCAGGAAGGGATACGCATCATGAAGGAAAATATGGAGAATTACCGGCACTATCAAACCAAGGGATTGATCACTAAGGATCAGCTCACCAACCAGGTGGCGCTGTATTACCAGCAGCAGAACAACCTGCTGGGCCTGTCCGGCCAGAACGAACAGAATGCGCTGCAGATCACCGCGCTGGAAAGCCAGATCCATATCCAGGCCGCCAACTTCGACAACCAGATTTACCAGATGGAGCTGCAGCGCCACGAGCTGCAGAAGGAGCGGCTCAACATTGATGCCGGCGGGGCGATCATCGTTCGCGCGCTGGCCGACGGCCGCATCGATTCGCTGAGCGTCACGGTTGGCCAGATGGTCAACGTCGGTGACAGTCTGCTGCAAGTGATCCCTCACAATATCGCTCACTACGCCCTGGTGCTATGGGTGCCCAACGACGCCATCCCCTACATCGCCGCCGGTGACAAAGTCAATGTGCGTTATGACGCCTTTCCGGCGGAGAAATTCGGCCAGTTTGCCGCTACGGTATCCGTCATCTCCAAAGCCCCGGCCTCACCGCAGGAAATGCTGACCTACCAGGGAGCGCCCAAAGCGGCGCTGACCGCCGCCGTGCCGTACTACAAGACGATCGTCATTCCGGAAAAACAGGTCATTGCCTATGACGGTAAACGTCTGAGCCTGGAAAACGGCATGAAAGCGCAAAGCACCCTGTTTTTGGAAAAAAGGCAGATTTATCAGTGGATGTTGTCACCGTTCTACGACATGAAACACAGCGCGACGGGGCCGATCAATGAGTAA
- a CDS encoding P1 family peptidase yields MTDSQAFEQQSLDNLLSYWRRHRRLPGARYPAGPTDTLCDVPGVSVGHHTLADGECQTGVTAIVPPGDLFNQPLPCGSAVLNGFAKPLGLVQLNELGVLQTPILLSNTFAVGTLFNAMVRRSCLRYPQIGRGSATINPLVLECNDGYLNDIQAMAVREEHVFSALDNHSTRFARGSVGAGRGMSSFGLKGGIGTASRYCPGLGTTLGVLVLANFGTLDSLTLSGVRVGQALGRLLADPPPQVDAGSVIIIIACDRALDSRQLNRIARRAGAGLGRVGSHWGHGSGDIALAFSTRLLGATLPDERLEPLFAAAADATEYAVLDALLSAEGVSGFQRHDRMALGPLLDRLAEN; encoded by the coding sequence ATGACGGACAGCCAGGCGTTTGAACAACAAAGCCTCGACAATCTGCTGAGCTATTGGCGGCGCCATCGCCGCCTGCCGGGCGCGCGCTATCCGGCCGGCCCGACCGACACCCTGTGCGACGTGCCGGGCGTCAGCGTCGGGCATCACACCTTGGCCGACGGCGAATGCCAGACCGGCGTTACCGCCATCGTGCCGCCGGGCGATCTGTTCAACCAGCCGTTGCCGTGCGGCAGCGCGGTGCTCAACGGCTTCGCCAAACCGCTGGGGCTGGTGCAGCTGAACGAGCTGGGGGTGCTGCAAACGCCGATCCTGCTGAGCAACACTTTCGCCGTCGGCACGCTGTTCAATGCCATGGTGCGGCGCAGCTGTCTGCGCTACCCGCAGATCGGCCGCGGCAGCGCCACCATCAACCCGCTGGTGCTGGAGTGCAACGACGGCTACCTCAACGATATTCAGGCGATGGCGGTGCGTGAGGAGCACGTCTTCAGCGCGCTGGATAACCATTCCACCCGCTTTGCGCGCGGCAGCGTCGGCGCCGGGCGCGGCATGAGCAGCTTCGGCCTGAAAGGCGGCATCGGCACCGCCTCGCGCTATTGCCCGGGGCTTGGCACCACGCTCGGCGTGCTGGTGCTGGCCAACTTCGGCACCCTCGACTCGTTGACGCTGAGCGGCGTGCGCGTTGGCCAGGCGCTGGGCAGGCTGCTGGCGGATCCGCCGCCGCAGGTGGACGCCGGTTCGGTCATTATCATCATCGCCTGCGATCGGGCGCTGGACAGCCGCCAGTTGAACCGCATCGCCCGCCGAGCGGGCGCGGGCCTGGGGCGAGTGGGCAGCCATTGGGGGCACGGCTCCGGCGATATCGCGCTGGCGTTTTCCACCCGGTTGCTGGGGGCGACGCTGCCGGACGAACGGCTGGAGCCGCTGTTTGCGGCGGCGGCGGACGCCACCGAATACGCGGTGTTGGATGCGTTGCTGAGCGCCGAGGGCGTCAGCGGTTTCCAGCGGCACGATCGCATGGCGCTGGGGCCGCTGCTCGATCGGCTGGCGGAAAATTAA
- a CDS encoding peptidase domain-containing ABC transporter, whose product MSKPTFKQRISQLDLRLRHRVPMVHQTESSECGLACLAMICGYYGKNVDLIALRRQFSLSTRGATLAGLTGIAEQLGLATRPLSLDIDELSALKLPCILHWEFNHFVVLVSIKGHRAVLHDPARGRRAVSLTELSHSFTGVALEAWPGSAFTADSVRHRIHLRTLIGSVHGLKGALGKIFCLSLVFETINLVMPIGTQLVMDHAIPAGDRGLLTLICVGLMLFILLRAAVGMVRAWSGLVMSTLINVQWQSGLFTYLLRLPLGYFERRKLGDIQSRFGSLDTLRSTFTTSIVGAIMDGIMVIGVLVMMVLYGGWLTWVVIAFTALYVLMRLLTYGYYRQLSEEALVREARAGSYFMETLYGIATVKMQGMAERRIAHWLNLEIDTINTGIRVTRMDMLFGGINTFIAACDQVVILWLGASLVIDNQMTLGMFVAFGAFRGQFSDRIGSLTEFLLQLRMMSLHNERIADIALHPRENRKPDLPYAAGLQPLGLSTHALSYRYDSQSPAVFDALDISVAPGESVAIVGPSGAGKTTLMKVLCGLFPPDSGRVEVNGVDIRQLGINNYHKMIACVMQDDKLFSGSIRENICGFADEVDDAWMEACARASYLHDVLMRMPMGYETPIGELGEGLSGGQKQRLFIARAIYKKPAILFLDEATSALDKESEAVVNQAIKRLNITKVIIAHRETTIASADRVIHFG is encoded by the coding sequence ATGAGTAAGCCCACGTTCAAACAGCGGATCAGCCAGCTGGATCTGCGGCTGCGCCACCGGGTTCCGATGGTGCACCAGACCGAGTCGTCAGAATGCGGGCTGGCCTGCCTGGCGATGATCTGCGGTTACTATGGTAAAAACGTCGACCTGATCGCGCTGCGTCGGCAGTTCAGCCTGTCGACCCGCGGCGCCACGCTGGCCGGGTTAACCGGTATAGCCGAACAGCTGGGCCTGGCCACTCGCCCTCTATCACTTGATATTGACGAGCTCAGCGCGCTGAAACTCCCCTGTATTTTGCACTGGGAGTTCAACCATTTCGTGGTGCTGGTCAGTATCAAGGGGCACCGCGCGGTGCTGCATGATCCGGCGCGCGGGCGCCGGGCCGTCAGCCTGACGGAACTGTCGCACAGTTTTACCGGCGTGGCGCTGGAGGCCTGGCCCGGCAGCGCCTTCACCGCCGACAGCGTCCGCCACCGCATTCACCTGCGCACGCTGATTGGCAGCGTACACGGTCTTAAGGGGGCCCTCGGCAAAATCTTTTGCCTGTCTCTGGTGTTCGAAACCATCAACCTGGTGATGCCCATCGGCACGCAGCTGGTGATGGATCATGCTATTCCCGCCGGCGATCGCGGGTTACTGACGCTCATCTGCGTTGGTCTGATGCTGTTCATCCTGCTGCGGGCAGCTGTCGGCATGGTGCGCGCCTGGTCCGGGCTGGTCATGTCGACGCTCATCAACGTGCAGTGGCAATCCGGGTTGTTTACCTACCTGTTGCGCCTGCCGCTGGGCTACTTTGAACGACGCAAGCTGGGTGACATTCAGTCGCGTTTCGGCTCGCTGGATACGCTGCGCAGCACCTTCACCACGAGCATTGTCGGGGCCATCATGGACGGCATCATGGTGATCGGCGTGCTGGTGATGATGGTGCTGTATGGCGGCTGGTTGACCTGGGTGGTGATTGCGTTCACCGCGCTCTACGTGCTGATGCGGCTGCTGACCTACGGCTATTATCGCCAGCTGTCCGAAGAAGCGCTGGTCAGGGAGGCCCGCGCCGGCTCGTATTTTATGGAGACGCTGTACGGTATCGCCACCGTCAAGATGCAGGGCATGGCGGAACGTCGCATTGCCCATTGGCTCAACCTTGAAATCGACACCATCAATACCGGTATCCGGGTCACCCGCATGGACATGCTGTTTGGCGGGATCAACACCTTCATTGCCGCCTGCGATCAGGTCGTTATTCTTTGGCTGGGAGCCAGCCTGGTGATCGATAACCAGATGACACTCGGCATGTTTGTGGCGTTCGGCGCCTTTCGCGGGCAGTTTTCCGACCGCATCGGGTCGCTGACGGAATTTCTGTTGCAGCTGCGTATGATGAGCCTGCATAACGAGCGCATCGCCGATATCGCCTTGCACCCACGAGAAAACCGTAAACCGGACCTTCCTTACGCGGCGGGCCTGCAACCTTTGGGATTGTCGACCCATGCCCTGAGCTATCGTTACGACAGCCAGTCACCGGCGGTCTTCGATGCCTTGGACATCAGTGTTGCGCCGGGCGAGAGCGTGGCCATCGTGGGCCCGTCGGGCGCCGGCAAGACCACGCTGATGAAGGTGCTGTGCGGGTTGTTTCCCCCGGACTCAGGGCGGGTTGAGGTGAACGGCGTCGATATCCGGCAGCTTGGCATCAACAACTACCACAAGATGATCGCCTGTGTGATGCAGGACGACAAACTGTTCTCCGGCTCGATCCGGGAAAATATCTGCGGGTTCGCGGACGAGGTGGACGACGCCTGGATGGAAGCCTGTGCCCGTGCCAGCTATCTGCACGACGTGCTCATGCGTATGCCGATGGGATATGAAACTCCGATCGGCGAGCTGGGGGAAGGATTGTCCGGCGGGCAGAAGCAACGCCTGTTCATTGCCCGGGCGATTTACAAGAAGCCGGCGATTTTGTTCCTGGATGAGGCCACCAGTGCGCTGGATAAGGAGAGCGAAGCTGTGGTGAATCAGGCCATCAAGAGACTCAATATCACGAAGGTGATCATTGCCCACCGTGAAACGACCATTGCGTCGGCAGATCGGGTCATCCATTTTGGATAA
- a CDS encoding cytochrome c, with protein sequence MSNALKGLLWLIIVVVVLAGGYALYTLLRPTGAEPAAPIAGAPAGITDKLARGEYLARAADCVACHTAPGGTPYAGGFAFKLPFGTIYGTNITADKETGIGNWSDDQFVRAVREGIGPQGNLYPAMPYTSYTGLSRDDVLAIKAYLFSLPPVKQANPQNDLSFPFNQRWGMKFWNLVFFHEQRFTPDLNKDEQWNRGAYLATALGHCGECHTPRNLGFGLNQSKHLSGEVVQGWFAANITPDKQTGIGGWSDQQLSQYLATGHAPGRSSAAGPMAEAVENSLQFLTPEDNLALVKYLRDIEPIAGDAAAAVNLQPKGAGASTPILPGGQEQSLGRRVFANDCSGCHQWNGPGRQSEYASLVGSTAVNDPQGRSVVQAILKGTSISIGDRHEMMPAFGSAYSDEEVAAVANFVVGHFGDKQGKVTAKQVAEQRKQ encoded by the coding sequence ATGAGCAACGCCTTGAAAGGGCTGTTATGGCTGATTATCGTCGTGGTGGTGTTGGCGGGAGGATACGCGCTGTACACGCTGCTGCGGCCCACCGGCGCGGAGCCTGCGGCGCCGATCGCCGGAGCGCCGGCCGGCATCACCGATAAACTGGCGCGCGGCGAGTACCTGGCACGCGCCGCCGACTGTGTGGCGTGCCACACCGCGCCGGGCGGCACGCCTTATGCGGGTGGCTTCGCCTTCAAGCTGCCGTTCGGCACCATTTACGGCACCAACATCACCGCCGACAAGGAGACCGGCATCGGCAACTGGAGCGACGATCAGTTCGTGCGCGCGGTGCGTGAGGGCATCGGCCCGCAGGGCAACCTGTATCCGGCGATGCCGTACACCTCCTACACCGGGCTGAGCCGCGACGACGTGCTGGCGATAAAAGCCTATCTGTTCAGCCTGCCGCCGGTGAAGCAGGCCAACCCGCAAAACGATCTGTCGTTCCCGTTCAATCAGCGTTGGGGCATGAAATTCTGGAACCTGGTGTTCTTCCATGAGCAACGCTTTACGCCGGATCTCAACAAGGACGAGCAGTGGAACCGCGGCGCCTATCTGGCGACCGCGCTGGGCCACTGCGGCGAGTGCCACACACCGCGCAATCTGGGGTTCGGCCTCAACCAGAGCAAGCACCTGAGCGGTGAAGTGGTGCAGGGCTGGTTCGCCGCCAACATCACGCCGGACAAACAGACCGGCATCGGCGGCTGGAGCGACCAACAGCTGTCGCAATATCTGGCCACCGGCCATGCGCCGGGGCGCAGCAGCGCCGCCGGCCCGATGGCGGAAGCGGTGGAAAACAGCCTGCAGTTCCTGACGCCGGAAGATAATCTGGCGCTGGTGAAATACCTGCGCGATATCGAACCGATCGCCGGCGACGCCGCTGCGGCGGTGAATCTGCAGCCGAAGGGCGCGGGGGCTTCCACCCCGATCCTGCCGGGCGGGCAAGAGCAGTCGCTCGGGCGGCGGGTGTTCGCCAACGACTGCAGCGGCTGCCACCAGTGGAACGGGCCGGGCCGCCAGAGTGAGTACGCCTCGCTGGTGGGCAGCACGGCGGTGAACGATCCGCAGGGGCGCAGCGTGGTGCAGGCCATCCTGAAGGGGACGAGCATCAGCATCGGCGATCGGCATGAAATGATGCCGGCGTTCGGCAGCGCCTATTCCGACGAGGAAGTGGCGGCGGTCGCCAACTTCGTGGTCGGCCATTTCGGCGATAAGCAGGGCAAAGTCACCGCCAAACAGGTGGCGGAGCAGCGCAAGCAGTAG